The genome window ttgtgatgtgttgtgttcaTTTAAGTTGCAGGTTTGAACTGGCTGTATTTAATGCACTGCTCATGtaataaaagttttttttttttactccctcAGAGTATCCATCCAAACCCACTCTAAGTCCAGCAACAGTGGATGTGATGGAGGGGACCTCAGTGAGTTTGATCTGCTCTGCTGCAGCCCCctgtccctcactccctccaACTCTGACATGGACCCCCACACTGAGTGACAGTGTGGAGGATTTGCAGGAGACTCCGAATCAAGTCATAACTTCTCTCCTGAACTTTACCGCTTCACATGTCCACCATGGAGAGAAGATCTCCTGCACTGCGCTGTACCAACGACAAGCTGGCAAGAGTGATAAATCATCTAAAACTTATCTGACAGTCACTGTTCTTTGTAAGTTGATTCATGCATGGTAAGTTTGATTCATGTATAGTAAGTTATTTATTTCTATAGAATTTGACGACTTTCTGTGCACTCTCCCTCAGACTCTCCCaagaacacctcagtgtcagtcagtccctctggttcAGTGTTAGAGGGCAGCTCTGTGAGTCTGACCTGCAGCAGCAATGCCAACCCAGCAGTGGGGCGCTACAACTGGTACAGAGTTATTGGAGAACAGGTTTCAACAGTGGGGGCTAGCAGAATGCTAACTGTCCAGGTACCAGCAGATGACAGTTATTTCTACTGTGAAACCATCAATGACCATGGAGCCGAGAACTCATCTGTCATTCAACTAGATGGAATATGTATGTACACAATGAAACCAAATATGAACAATATTTTCAACTATGGACAGTATCATAACACACACTAAATTGACTCTTGATATACAATATCTATTGTTTCTTTCCCCCAGACCCTCCCaagaacacctcagtgtcagtcagtccctctggtccAGTGGTAGAGGGCAGCTCTGTGACTCTGACCTGCAACAGCAATGCCAACCCAGCAGTGAAAAACTACACCTGGTACAAAATCAATGGGCCTGAGGCTGTCACTTTAGGATCTGGAGAGAGCTTCACCTTAGACAGTAAAGCAAGTGATAGTGGGGAGTACTGCTGTGAAGCACTGCATGCACTTGGTACGGAAAAAGCCACAGTTGTTCAGCTGGATATTCAATGTAAGTTATATACATTATACTTTTGCAATGGTATGATAAGGGATGTAATTTAAGGATTTTGGGCACTGGCCAGCCAGGATAGAAGACTGCAATTTTTACTAGCCTGGGTCCAAAATATGCGCCACGCATTATTTGAAAAGACAAAATGTCAGTAGCTGGCGGGCTAGTCGGGCACATTTTCTACTAGCCCAGTCTGAAAAGTACTAGCCACGGGTTAGCGTGCTAGGTTTTCCATCCCTGGGTATAATACAGTATAGCTCCTAGTGTAGGAACAGAAACATAGAAGCATCAAGACGCTGCTAACACTTTACCATAAGGCTACATTATTTGGCATCAACCAATGTATCGTTAAATTGTGTCAATGCATTTGGTAATCATTTACTAATGGTAAAGGAACATGTCATATTTTAGCCATCATTTTGAAACGGTACATGTAGAACCTTTCACTAATATAGTTGATGCTAATCCATAACCTtattgtaaagtgttaccaagaTGCTGTGTTACCAAGATGCTATAAACAGTCTATTTATAACTGGTTGAATATGACTCTGTGTTGAGGCACACATCCAGCTGCTGTGACCAGCCACACCTGGTGTGTAGCCAACGTCTGGGTCATGGGTTCACGCCAGTGCCCAGACTGTCTGGTCCAATGACAGTGAGCCATTGTCCTGTTGCGTGACAACCATGAatctttactgtgtgtgtgtgtgtgtgtgtgtcaatggctCTCCATCACTGAAGCCTGTTGTTGAGTTTGTATGGCAGTGTGAATATGTTTATGCATGGCTGTTTGTTCTGTATTGCCATTGGCAATCTAGTCAAGATTTGTGTTTTATCTCAACTGAAGGGTTTCCGAAGACAAACCTAGAAAGCAAAATTATTATTGCCCAAATCCATCCCCCATTTACAATCCTCCGGCGTGTTTATGTGGCCTAGTAAACACTTGGAATTACGGTCCAAAGGTGGGCCAGGTTTGATTGCCATAACTTAGCCAGATCATTGCCATGAAAAAGCTAGACCTAGCCTATCAAGTTGGATACGGCGCAAAGTAGTAACTGGGCCACATCTATATGCCAGCCCAGGTTTGGCCCTTATTGTGGAAATGATCTGGCTTAGGTATGGCAACTGAATCTGGCTCACAGCTGGCTTTATTGTATATAATTACAGACATGTAGCATGGGAAGTATGGATAGGCAGACTAACACCACTGTTGAGAAGTGTATAATGCACTGTTTTCTTCCAGATCCCCCCaagaacacctcagtgtcagtcagtccctctagCTCAGTAGCAGAGGGCAGCTCTGTGACTCTGACTTGCAGCAGCAATGCCAACCCAGCAGTGAATAACTACACCTGGTACAGAGTTGAGGGATGGGAGAAGGACCTTGTAGGGTCTGAAGAGAACCTCAGCATCTTCAATGTAACCAGGCTTTCAAATGAACAGTACAACTGTGAGGCTCAGAATGTCCATGGACTGCAGAACTCTGAAGCCATCAGTATCGATGTaacatgtatgtactgtacagtatttatTCTACTGATTATGAATCGCAATCACTCATTAATGTGAATGAACTATTAACAATAATTGTGTCCTCCCTGTCTGTTCATTGTAGTTGCTTCAGAGATCCAGAACACCTCTCGCTGCATCAGGATTTCAGCTACCTCTCAGATCAGATGTTTCTGTGATAGCTTTGGAAACCCTGCTCCCACAGTGGTGTGGCAATTGGCTGGAGAGTCTGTCAATCACTCCACTAACACCATCATCAGGGAGGAGCCAATGGGCCGAGCAGGCCTGAGGAGCTCCCTCACCATCCGCCAATCACAGGAAGAGGAAATACCGAGTCTGGTCTGCCTCAGCTCCAACATTGATGGTTTTGACAGCTTCTCATTTAACTTAACATCAATGAAAACATACGAAGGTACAGTTAGGAGATGTTTGTCCTGCTCTACACCAGAATTAGTTCCTAACAGTTCCCCCGGTCCCACTAACCATTCAAGAGCTTGGAACTATAAGGTTATATCTTTATTTTTTGTCaaaatgtagttattgacatagccttgttctgttcaatgttctctatgTATATAGTAAAAATACCCCTATTCATGTTGTTCAGTTCAAAAGAACACAAGATAAAAATGGCTGACACCGTTCAAACCAATGAGGATTCGGGAACTTTAAAACCAATTATCTCAGAAACGTCTTTATGCAGATAGAACCTCATAGTCCCAAGCTCTCACATCGCCAAATTAGACGGATTTTTAATACAAAGAAGGAATGGCGGTGCTTGTTTTACACCTCATTTGTTTTCTCTATGTTGTGATCGTGCAGGTTTCCACCTAATCTCTCTGTTGATCGGGGCTGGTGTGGGGGCAGGAGTGATGATGCTCCTATGTATCCCACTGCTTCTCGTCTGCATGTAAGTGACTGACACAGGGGCCAGGGCAGGTACGATAATGTAAAAGACCTTTGGATAGATTGGTCCACTTTTTGTCTGGACTGGTATTTGACGACATTATCttaacatctctgttgttttgcTCTCAGGCATAGGAGAGCCAGGCAGTCACCAAACAAAAGCCAGGACACAGCAGAGTTCATAGTGACTGATGAGGTAAGTAACTACACTAACATTCCGACATTGCACATGTGTATGTGCTTACAGTCTAACAATGTGGAAAGGCATGGATATACATATTTCACAGAAGAGTGTGCATGAACACCCTATTACATATCCTAGATGCCGCACACATTTCAGCACTGGTATTTTTGTTGCAGTGAAAGATTGGAGGTAGCTTGGCTGGtggaaataaaaatgtaaatatgcAAAAATCAACTGTGTGCATGAAGAGGAACTCAAGTTAGTTTACGCTGCAGTGGTTCATTACTGTAATTGAGTCTTTTGCAACCATGTTGTCTGGATCTCATGTtaaacaactaactaacaactagCCCTTTCCTATCCAGTGGTTGACTTGCTCATATGATTGTTTTGCATTGTGTTTTGTGTGGACACCAGGCAGTTACAGCTAATAGGAGTCCACATAAAAAACTCTGCCAGTAAGCTTATTAAACCCCTCTAATGTGATGCTTACCCCTCAGACCTTCTTTCAGGAAGAGGACAATGtctatgccaataaagccatgcTGGATGAGGCCCTCGGACCCAACAGGACAGTGGACAGGGAAATTGACGACACAGACCTACTCCACTACGCCAACTTGAACTTCTCCAAACTCCAGGCCAAGGTGGCCaagcagggggagggggagggagagatcagGGGAGTCGCCTCCAAAACGACAGAGTACGCAGTGATCCGTCTGCACTCCACAGGTAGTATCGAGGGAGGGGCTGGGAAGAAGGAGGCCAATCCTGCTCTGGAGCAGGGGGATCACGCTGAAGACCATGGAGCTAAAGTCTTAGAAGAAACCCAGGCAGGACACGAGAGTGATGGGGAAGAAGTTGCAAAGGATTCTGCGCTGCCAGAGCTACAGGGTGTGACTAATTCTGCCCTCAATGTCCAGGAGTCTACAGAGGCCCCACTGGGACAATCTGAGCAGCACAACACAGCAGAAACCGCTGTGGATGAGGTGACACTGCTTTCTAAGTAGAAAGATTCCTCTAATGGTGAAGAGGAGGTAAGGTATGGGAACATATGTCATGGTCAGGTCATATCTGAGGCAAATTAGGGAAAACCTCAGTTAgataagaggaagaggaggagagcataAAGGCACAGTAAACTGCTGTATAGAGGGAGTAAAGCTTGTGCAGATAAGCAAGTGCAAGGTTATGAAAAATCACCCATAATGCACTGCAGACACATCATCGTCACCTTTCAAACTGTAGAAGCACCTTTTTTTAACaccagttattctacagtgtctGTTCATTAGTTAGATTTTCATCTCTATATACACAATATGTACAAGTatacaagtatgtggacaccccttcaaattagtggatttggcttaAAATTAAATCCAATTAGGGAATACATTAGATTTTGTCCTGCTGATCTACACAACcaactccacattttcaaagtgaaagaacaACTATACCATTTTTTCTTAAACAATTTAATagaacaaaaaaaacaaagatgtcttgattgcgtatgtcttcacaccccagaggtaatacttggtggaagcacctttggccgcTATTAtagctgtgaatcattttgaataagattctacgAACTTTGCACACCTCTTAGGGTAACACACacccattgtttttgtcaaaatagctcaagctcagtaaatttggttTGGGAGTCATTAgtggacagcaatattcaaaccttgtcaCTGATTGTAAAGCAGATATGTCAGTACAAtccacaatacttgaaaatacagaggGTTTCACTCTGTGTTGTGTAGTTCTGGATTTGGCCTGTGGTTTTTAActtaggccaaaaagtgtatttATTTGCCGTGTtttcttgcagtattacttaacagccttgttgcaaacagaatggatgatttggagtaaaaaaaaaaaaacacaggctTCCTCCTTTTTACTTTTCTATACAGGCCAGTAATGTGGAGTgaatgcaatgttgttgatcctccTGTTTGTGGCGGCAACATCGTGTTATTGGTATGCTTGACCCCAGCAGGGATTGGAGAGTTTGTCAGGATCGTaataaatatgaaaggagcaaagcccagATAAAACGTTAGAAACCCTCCCTCAGTCTTCTGAATACCAAACACTGGGATAGAGTTCTATTTTTCAGCGAGTCAATTACACACATTTTAATCTCAAAGACAAACAAGAATGGCTTTCCAATACCTGTTGAGTGTTTCTGAATGGcccagtctcagtcctgacttaaatctgctgGGTTCAATCcggattcaatctgtatcgccGAAGTCAAACCAaatgaaaatcaaatcaagaagcttattttcagtctctcagtcgcagctttgatgcacctgtactgtctccggaAGGTCCGTGTTAAAGCTTGAtggaaatttaaaggcaatgttcccgcgttcgcggagactgcattcacgttAAACGCTGCAAatgtcggctcaatcagaaattacATTTTTAAGTAGATCTTCTGTGATACTtcagcgatacggattgaatccagcccaaggtttgaatattgctgtccatcaatgactCCAAACCAAATTTACTGGGCTTGAGAagttttgacaaaaacaatgtgTATATGTTGCCCTATGAGGTGTGCAAAGTTGTTAGAATCTAATTCAAAATTATTCACAGCCCTAatgactgccaaaggtgcttccaccaagaaTTTACTCTGGGTTGTGAAAACATACGTAATTAAGACAGCTCcgttaaatgtttttatttattcatttggaAAATGTTTCATCATTATTCTTTCACTTTTAAAATCTTGAGTAAGTTGTGTACATCGGTAGGAAAacaatcaaatgttttttttttaaggcaGAAAAATATAAAGACTGTGCagggggtgtgtagactttcactaggctcTGTGTATGTTCTTTTATTCTGACTTTTTAACTGTGTTTTTATAGATTAGTGTCATTCCTTACATACATTTTCAATTAATTCCATTTAATCTCGCAACAGTTTTTAAAAGTGtgatatttttgtttgtttttccctgAGTTGTTCCTCTTCTATGAATATGTAACTTAGTGTTACAGAAAATGTGTATTTATGAACTTACAAAATGTGTGTGATGGTTATGAATCACTTCAACATGTTGTATTTTTGTTAttattgttttttctttttttgaaaatgtatttacaaTGATTACAGGTGAATACAGGTTACAAGCAGTCAGTAATTTCAGCATGATTCAGTAATTATGTAAAGTAAAAAGACAGTAATGATGTACATTACGATGTTGAACAAATATTAAAACATGGTGTCAGTTGCATAGCATCTACACAATAGCACATCCTGAAATATGGGAAATTCCTAAACAGTGAAGCATTTCTATTTTGACAGCCAAGTAAGCACATATTGCATTGATGTAACACACGATGTTCAAACCCACTTTGAATGACGTCAATAAATTCTGTTTCCTGCCATTTTGGTCTTGACTGACTTATCATTTAAAAGTACAGTTAAGGCAACTACCGGTACATTAATGTGTTTTTATTGCTAACAATCCAGATATAAagcactagtcaaaagtttggacacacctactcattcaaggggttttcttaattttttactattttctacattgttgaatattagtgaagacatcaaaactatgaaataacacatttggaatcatgtagtaaccaaaaagtgttgaaaatatattttatattcttcaaagtagccatcctttgccttgatgacagctttgtacactcttggcattctctcaaccagcttcatgaggaatgcttttccaacagtcttgaaggagttccaacatatactgagcacttgttggctgcttttccttcactctgcggtccaactcatcccaaacaatctcaatttggttgaggttgggtgattgtggaggccaggtcatctgatgcagcactccatcactctccttcttggtcaaatagcccttacacagcctggagatgtgtttcgggtcattgtcctgttgaaaaacaaatgattgtcccgctaagcgcaaaccagatgggatggtgtatcactgcagaatgctgtggtagcaatgctggttaagtgtgccttgaattctaaataaatcagtgacagtgtcaccagcaaagcaccatcacacctcctcctccatgcttcacggtggaaacgacagatttccactggtctaatgtgtattgctcgtgtttcttggccaagcaagtctcttgttcttattggtgtcctttagtagtggtttctttgcagcaattcgcagcaaaactttgtgaagcatttatttgggctgcaaagtgaggtgcagttaactctaatgaacttatcctctgcagcagaggtaactctgggtctcctttcctgtggctgtcctcatgagagccagtttcatcacagcgcttgatggtttttgcgactgcacttgaagaaactttcaaagttattgaaattttccagattgaatgaccttcgtgtcttaaattaatgatgtactgtaatttctctttgcttatttgagctgtacttgacataatatggacttttattCTTAGCAAATATCTTAAGGCTGTGTGAGTTAATTAGCCTTTTCCAAACTATCAAGTGCTAACATCAAGGTCCAGTAAAACACATGAAGTCATTTTCCCATTTTCTTTGCCGTTGTGATATCCCTTCTGCTACTGCTGGACTGCCTGTACAAACGTCCTTCTAAACGTCCTCTTGCTTTTTTCCCCCATCAGTATTTCTCCTACTACACATTTTCTATGATGTAAGATGCACCACCAATAGAATTACATAATTTACAGGATCTCTGTGTACTCTTACCTCAATGTCCTGTATCAGCAACAGTGGCGTTTTGGTTTGTTAGTAGATTTGCAACAAAGTGATTATGACACATCACTTCAAAGTTTCCATTCAAAATGTTCAGTTTAACTTTATATTCAGTTGTTAAAGTTACAGAGTAACTATTCAAATAATTCAATTGAATCATAATTTGACTAGTTTCCTTAATAAAAAGCACTCATTATTATATGCAGGCCTATCCTAGCTGCAGTTACAGTGTAAAGCTGAATAATAACATTCTGGTGACCAAAGAAGTTACTGTGTAACTTCATGGCATAAGGGCTAATGTGTGATGTTGCCCATTGTTTTGGTTTACACATTTGTTATTACGGTTTACTGTCCTTTTCCTTCAGCTTTGGCTTGGCATCCTTAGCATAGACGTCACCCTCTCTCGCTTGGTCTCTAGGACCCAAGCTACCCCTGGAAGACAAGTTGTGTCATTGTAGGCGTTTGACTCATATTTGTTGTCACATCAGGTTATTTCCCTATGTACGTTTTGGTAGACTACTAGAGTAATTTTCGCGGTAGTGGATTCAATACATTACTACTTTAGTGTAGGATAATATAAATGTAGGATGTATTTTCGGTCATTTGTATGTTTTCCCACATCATATGCATTCACTGTTTGGAATGACTGAAGAATGCTCTCTGTGGTACTGTAGTACGGTGTCCATTTTAGGACACCATCAGCCTCAAAAGGTTAGGCTTGAGCCTGGGGGTGCCCTAAAATGGATACCGTACTGTAGCTGTCAAtgtaaaaaagtattattataataatttttgggtactttttacccctttttagtgatatccaattggtagttacagtcttgtctcatcgctgcaactcccgtacggactcgggagaggcgaaggtcgagagccatgcgtcctccgaaacacgaccccgccaagctgCACTGaatcttgacacactgctcgcttaacccggaagccagcatgacagaggaaacactgtacagctggAGATGGAATTCAGCGTGCATGCTCCCGGCAGctacaaggagtcactagagtgcgatgggacaaggacatcccggccggccggccctaccctaccctagcccggacgacgctgggacaattgtgcgccactTCAtggtctcctggtcgcggccggcttcAACACAGCCCGGGATGGAACCCAGatctgcagtgccttagaccgctgcacaacTCGGGATGCCAATGTGATGTGTTTTAATTTGAACCTATTCTGGTTTCATCTGCCTTCCCCACATTCTCAGAAAATTTGTCAATCTTACATCTCCTGGCCCCTGAATTGCAGCGAGGCATAGTTGACTTCATGTTCCTGCGTGTGTCCTGTGTGTCCATCTTTGTTTCCGATTGGATGGCTAGGTGAAAGACCCTGAATAAATTAGACGGATTGCATTTAAATAATGTAAAGTATTGAAATAGTTCATTCATCCCTTCATTCATGACTGTACAATGTATATGCTATGCTCAGTCATTCATGACTTACTGAGTACTGAATACTGAATGATTGTAAATAGTCATTGATTGAGTAAACTGTagagctacagtatatacagcatATAAAGGCCTCTTTCTTCCATATTTAACCCCTTCAACAACATTGTTCGATTTCTCTCACCTGCTTTCCACCTGGTACCTTCAGAACACTGTACGCAGTGTACATGTCAGAGGTCGACCTTTAAAGAAATAACAAACAAATTGAATCACTCTGCCAAGGCTGACAGGACTATATCTTCCGTTAGATGTTCAAACTGAGACAGAAAGTAGTGGTGATCCACAGTAACTAGTATAATGGAATCTcattgtgagtgtgtttgtgtgtgtgtgtgtgtgtgtcactaaaTGAACTCATTGAGACTTGTGTATGTCTGCCCATCcagacgcgtgtgtgtgtgtgtgtgtgtgtgtgtgtgtgtgtgtgtgtgtgtgtgtgtgtgtgtgtgtgtgtgtgtgtgtgtgtgtgtgtgtgtgtgtgtgtgtgtgtgtgtgtgtgtgtgtgtgtgtgtgtgtgtgtgtgtgtgtgtgtgtgcgtgcaaacgTGGGTGCTCATGTGTGTTTGTCTACAGTGTGTTCTTGTCTGTGTGACACCATGCCTGATGCTCTCACGTGCTGTCTGGACACGACGTCCTGCTGGGATGGGGATGTTGGGGTAGGGGCTCTGGGTGGTACTGGTCACAGCTGATCTCTGCTGCTCCCCGGGGGGTCTGATGCTGCTGCACCCCCTTCACCAGGTTCTCACTTGTGCCATTACGCCAGCCCGgacaatggcacacacacacacaaacacacacacaaacatgtacaATTAACTAGGGGTTTTCACAAAATGAACTACAGAATATATAGAAGAGAATAATGCAGTATTTGTGAAATGCAACAGTACCAGAAAACCAAAGTGAACACAACATGGCAGTTTATTTGATGTCCCCTGATAGATCGATTTGTTTCTCTTGTGTCTGAAAAAACGCTAAACAAAAAGTGGATATTTAACACAAACAGTGGTGTTGTGGTGAGTTTCCAGTCATTGCTAACTGTAGTCAACACGTATGGTTAAGAAATATATGTATTTTATAAATAAGAGGAGTGAAGTGAGTGAGTGTTGACGGAGGACTCACCTGTAGACCAAAAAGATGAGTCAAAAAAACAAGCGGAACACAGCAGAAAAGAAGGacgagagagaggacatggaagacacttcctctggtgagagaagagagggaggagaaacgATAAAGAGAAGTGTGTCAATATTGGACCGTTCAGACATTTTGGCTACAGTCTGGCATTTTATGTAGAACTGTGACTTTAAATGCCAATGCCACCAATATGTTGTTACATActgtcttactatatgcataCAATCAATGTCACATCTTGAAGGATGGTTTTTAAGACCTGTATCATCATTGATTCACACATTTAGGTAGCATATCTGGGGAGAATGAGATATGcaacactcttagaaaaacaTGAATATAGAGGCTGCCATGTATAAAAAGTCATCATGAATAAGCTAACCAAAATATCTTATATAATATCTATTAATCTTAATTTTTCTTAGTCCAAGATGGTTTAGCAGTCGGACGTCTGTTTTTGTCTTGTCCCATCCCGTCCAGTGTATATATCgttttcttcgtatatatttcgCACCAAAgaggtacggatctgctatttttatactttagaactggAACCCCCACCAGCAGcttgccagctaactagctactagctactagtcagttagccactgctagcggttatcaccgttaactcggacatcagccagcctcagcccggtcaattcctgccagtatgcacagcgcgatatcaacccagagcatatcggactgctttttctcaaccacatctccggattcctaccacaagctctgaacctttacaccggatcatcacagctagctagctgctatccgagaggctactcctggctaacgtctctgtcccgaagcaagcatcAGAAAGCCTGGAGCTAGACCAGTCCATCATGACTGGTCTACCGCCGTAACCgtccgaggtggtttcaacaggctcttccgttgcgaCGTCCCCGGATGCCAATCTGCTCTAACTGGCCCGCCAGCTGTCTGAATCAccatgtctccagctcgcctagcgcaGCAGCACTATTGAATTGGCTCCCTGACCTGTCTATTGCTAGTCACTGGACCcgatgatcactcggctacacatgcctctccctaatgtcaatatgccttgtctattgctgttttggttggtgattattgtcttatttcactgtagagcctccagccctgc of Salvelinus alpinus chromosome 4, SLU_Salpinus.1, whole genome shotgun sequence contains these proteins:
- the LOC139573827 gene encoding myelin-associated glycoprotein-like isoform X1, producing MCVSVCPDSELIWPFLIQRIMHITGAERLILIGYLLQGVLCLDFAALVPQNIEALIGSCVAIPCSFTLGSGYESSLTASCKGIWRKGWRGVHVFDSSLTGTGLNTIQGNLTGNLQQKECTTILNDVTSYFNDYYCFRLECDNALKYNFPGRVTIDVKEYPSKPTLSPATVDVMEGTSVSLICSAAAPCPSLPPTLTWTPTLSDSVEDLQETPNQVITSLLNFTASHVHHGEKISCTALYQRQAGKSDKSSKTYLTVTVLYSPKNTSVSVSPSGSVLEGSSVSLTCSSNANPAVGRYNWYRVIGEQVSTVGASRMLTVQVPADDSYFYCETINDHGAENSSVIQLDGIYPPKNTSVSVSPSGPVVEGSSVTLTCNSNANPAVKNYTWYKINGPEAVTLGSGESFTLDSKASDSGEYCCEALHALGTEKATVVQLDIQYPPKNTSVSVSPSSSVAEGSSVTLTCSSNANPAVNNYTWYRVEGWEKDLVGSEENLSIFNVTRLSNEQYNCEAQNVHGLQNSEAISIDVTFASEIQNTSRCIRISATSQIRCFCDSFGNPAPTVVWQLAGESVNHSTNTIIREEPMGRAGLRSSLTIRQSQEEEIPSLVCLSSNIDGFDSFSFNLTSMKTYEGFHLISLLIGAGVGAGVMMLLCIPLLLVCMHRRARQSPNKSQDTAEFIVTDETFFQEEDNVYANKAMLDEALGPNRTVDREIDDTDLLHYANLNFSKLQAKVAKQGEGEGEIRGVASKTTEYAVIRLHSTGSIEGGAGKKEANPALEQGDHAEDHGAKVLEETQAGHESDGEEVAKDSALPELQGVTNSALNVQESTEAPLGQSEQHNTAETAVDEVTLLSK
- the LOC139573827 gene encoding myelin-associated glycoprotein-like isoform X2: MCVSVCPDSELIWPFLIQRIMHITGAERLILIGYLLQGVLCLDFAALVPQNIEALIGSCVAIPCSFTLGSGYESSLTASCKGIWRKGWRGVHVFDSSLTGTGLNTIQGNLTGNLQQKECTTILNDVTSYFNDYYCFRLECDNALKYNFPGRVTIDVKEYPSKPTLSPATVDVMEGTSVSLICSAAAPCPSLPPTLTWTPTLSDSVEDLQETPNQVITSLLNFTASHVHHGEKISCTALYQRQAGKSDKSSKTYLTVTVLYSPKNTSVSVSPSGSVLEGSSVSLTCSSNANPAVGRYNWYRVIGEQVSTVGASRMLTVQVPADDSYFYCETINDHGAENSSVIQLDGIYPPKNTSVSVSPSGPVVEGSSVTLTCNSNANPAVKNYTWYKINGPEAVTLGSGESFTLDSKASDSGEYCCEALHALGTEKATVVQLDIQYPPKNTSVSVSPSSSVAEGSSVTLTCSSNANPAVNNYTWYRVEGWEKDLVGSEENLSIFNVTRLSNEQYNCEAQNVHGLQNSEAISIDVTFASEIQNTSRCIRISATSQIRCFCDSFGNPAPTVVWQLAGESVNHSTNTIIREEPMGRAGLRSSLTIRQSQEEEIPSLVCLSSNIDGFDSFSFNLTSMKTYEGFHLISLLIGAGVGAGVMMLLCIPLLLVCMHRRARQSPNKSQDTAEFIVTDEEEDNVYANKAMLDEALGPNRTVDREIDDTDLLHYANLNFSKLQAKVAKQGEGEGEIRGVASKTTEYAVIRLHSTGSIEGGAGKKEANPALEQGDHAEDHGAKVLEETQAGHESDGEEVAKDSALPELQGVTNSALNVQESTEAPLGQSEQHNTAETAVDEVTLLSK